In one window of Athene noctua chromosome 17, bAthNoc1.hap1.1, whole genome shotgun sequence DNA:
- the LRRC75B gene encoding leucine-rich repeat-containing protein 75B, protein MGSRLSRQSSLEEEGTEEPSAGRLEGGRGDFHLSSLLLHPQKLPGVLRKASPAPYVRRVGWLREIQATIREHKREHAVHILRLLRKDLGLEGTFLNEVLYKNATFLNLVDPISHDLLMSLARDLQCPKKEYDPWKSSDRICRQLIYHLTPHSKWHRHGMPRRKSQVCLKTSLQKKVSQDSMDLSGIPLTMRDVHRMAYYLQNNGDHLTSVDLSFTELNDDMVRLLLPFLWALPKLTHLSLNGNRLTRATMKELTDTMKDMNKFPCLAWVDLGNNVDVSSMPQPLLVGLRKRLSQQTTLPTIYEALDCDSEISSGHEGSQPEDEAAGSTLPRAFSQQGCER, encoded by the exons ATGGGCTCCCGGCTGAGCCGGCAgagcagcctggaggaggagggcacGGAGGAGCCCAGCGCCGGCAGGCTGGAGGGCGGCCGGGGCGACTTccacctctcctccctgctcctccacccGCAGAAGCTGCCCGGGGTGCTGCGGAAAGCCTCGCCGGCGCCCTACGTGCGGCGGGTGGGGTGGCTGCGGGAGATCCAGGCCACCATCCGGGAGCACAAGCGGGAACACGCCGTGCACATCCTCCGCCTGCTCAGGAAG GACCTGGGACTGGAAGGAACATTCCTCAATGAAGTGCTCTACAAAAATGCGACTTTCCTCAACTTGGTGGATCCCATCTCCCATGACTTGCTGATGAGCCTTGCTAGAGATCTGCAGTGTCCCAAAAAG GAATATGACCCCTGGAAATCCTCGGACAGGATCTGCAGGCAGCTGATTTACCACCTAACCCCCCACTCGAAATGGCACCGACATGGCATGCCCCGGAGGAAGTCTCAAGTGTG CCTGAAGACCAGCCTGCAGAAGAAAGTGAGCCAGGACTCCATGGATTTGTCAGGGATCCCCCTGACCATGCGGGATGTTCACCGCATGGCCTACTACCTGCAGAACAATGGGGATCACCTCACCTCTGTGGACCTGAGCTTCACCGAGCTGAACGATGACATGGTGcgcctgctgctgcccttcctctGGGCACTACCCAAGCTCACTCACCTTTCCCTCAATGGCAACCGACTGACGCGGGCGACCATGAAGGAGCTGACTGACACCATGAAAGACATGAACAAGTTCCCTTGCCTGGCCTGGGTTGACCTCGGCAACAACGTGGACGTCTCCTCCATGCCACAGCCTTTGCTCGTGGGCCTGCGTAAGCGCCTCAGCCAGCAGACCACGCTGCCTACCATCTATGAGGCGCTTGACTGCGACTCGGAGATCTCCAGCGGGCACGAGGGCAGCCAGCCAGAGGACGAAGCAGCAGGAAGCACCCTGCCACGTGCtttttctcagcagggctgcGAGAGGTGA